The following are from one region of the Halodesulfurarchaeum sp. HSR-GB genome:
- a CDS encoding tRNA (cytidine(56)-2'-O)-methyltransferase: protein MQDDRSVTVLRLGHRPGRDDRMTTHVGLTARALGADEVIFPANATDALETTRDVTERFGGPFEARPTDSPVGEVRGWDGPVVHLTMYGEPVQERVGTIQAESVGQDLLVVVGSEKVPFDVYEAADWNVGVTNQPHSEVAALAVFLDRYFDGRELDRSFENAERRVVPTALGKEVKEPGSEEP, encoded by the coding sequence ATGCAGGACGACCGTTCGGTGACGGTGCTTCGCCTGGGACACCGACCGGGTCGGGACGACCGGATGACGACCCACGTCGGCCTTACGGCGCGCGCACTGGGCGCGGACGAAGTGATTTTCCCAGCAAACGCCACCGACGCCCTGGAGACGACCCGGGATGTCACCGAGCGGTTCGGTGGGCCCTTCGAAGCGAGGCCGACGGATTCGCCGGTTGGTGAGGTTCGGGGCTGGGATGGACCGGTCGTCCACCTCACGATGTACGGTGAGCCGGTCCAGGAACGCGTGGGAACCATCCAGGCCGAATCAGTTGGCCAGGATCTACTGGTCGTCGTCGGCTCGGAGAAAGTTCCATTCGATGTGTACGAGGCGGCCGACTGGAACGTCGGCGTGACGAACCAGCCCCACTCGGAAGTCGCAGCCCTCGCCGTGTTTCTCGATCGGTATTTCGACGGCCGGGAACTCGATCGGAGCTTCGAGAACGCCGAACGACGGGTCGTCCCGACGGCGCTTGGCAAGGAGGTCAAAGAGCCGGGAAGCGAGGAGCCGTAG